One Candida dubliniensis CD36 chromosome 1, complete sequence genomic region harbors:
- a CDS encoding protein kinase, putative (Similar to S. cerevisiae SCY1), whose translation MLSRLGFSTGIRSIYSVSDQPSFVSEPWAIYPAKHKTNGKIVSVFIFDKSRFETQVSRLHSTSSSVKNPKVVISECYELIKYEVSQLSKLKHPQLLQVYEVLEETKSKFLFVTEPVIDNLVTVNPKDLDDLSIQKGLLQISKGLQFLHSYGSIIHLNLQPSSVYINNQGDWKLGGFKFLQNLNEISPQERENFYILNNMSVVPFANFNLNFTAPELIIDSHTKLDFANDIWSLGQLIYYLYNHQDLLINCFDANSISDYKQEFRKFEQKFYNHKPTELKYVLKDIPTKLYPLYPQILARYPHDRITLDQFMDSEFFNGSIIKAMWFIDEFSTKSVDEKLVFLKGLLEVDQQQPNTLPLISQFPPSFRSSKLLPLLIDLLTNELNVLTESVIDPKTDVLISESLTIVLKISETLSSLTFQDKVFDILFKDNPRDKKAPQTFTKLINSSVRTRLTLINNLDTIHTKSKDKQFVQFFKSIIDLVLTISPRENGQIELQIQLQEKFLGFIPQFVDKLDFPYIKNTLVPLLCQVFKTTTILSTKLSTIDTFEGLVDKKIIDKIIVNEQLFPIMKNLKSRDKRIVTKMLNFFFKLATSEHINLDLEAIVESIIPQSYSLAFGCNDCNQLEFNQFISIINSVQKQLVEKKLSTLLKTSSNGFSNGHKGGKNEAVANNNFEALLQTQTIHDVPDEINAPKGKVMQPKRKSVLSTAIPTKSNSAASTNTTQVRNSDTLRPRPKPRPVKKPTEGLAFGATNTQSNTTNNRLLNTLNSTFDKKQDDDDFDDFQSAASTSVSELSSSRNGTINWQGEVNKMKTLPNTPTTAESFNVSRSQSQPQTKNTNYPPGFNTNMVLSPKSSSINTNVKSSSSAFNGNANNSDLLDLL comes from the coding sequence ATGTTGAGTAGATTGGGATTTAGTACAGGTATACGATCTATATATAGTGTGCTGGACCAACCATCATTTGTTTCTGAACCATGGGCTATTTATCCTGCTAAACACAAGACCAATGGGAAAATTGTTTcagttttcatttttgacAAATCAAGATTTGAAACTCAAGTTAGTAGGTTGCATAGCACTTCTTCAAGTGTGAAAAACCCTAAAGTAGTGATTAGCGAATGTtatgaattaataaaatatgaAGTTAGTCAATTAAGTAAATTGAAACATCCACAGTTATTACAAGTTTATGAAGTATTAGAAGAAACCAAATcgaaatttttatttgttacTGAACCTgtgattgataatttggTTACAGTGAATCCGAAAGATTTAGATGATTTATCTATTCAAAAGGGGCTTTTACAAATTTCTAAAGGATTACAGTTTTTACATAGTTATGGGTCGATAATCCATTTGAATTTACAACCATCATCAGTTTATATTAATAACCAAGGAGATTGGAAATTAGGTGGGTTTAAATTCTTGcaaaatttgaatgaaattTCACCACAAGAGAGGGAAAACTTTTATATATTGAATAATATGTCAGTGGTACCATTTgcaaattttaatttaaatttcaCAGCACCagaattgattattgattCTCATACAAAATTGGATTTTGCCAATGATATATGGTCATTAggtcaattaatttattatttatataatcatcaagatttattgataaattgttttgatGCAAATAGTATTTCTGATtataaacaagaatttcggaaatttgaacaaaaatTCTATAATCATAAACCTACTGAATTAAAGTATGTTTTGAAAGATATTCCTACCAAATTATATCCTTTATACCCGCAAATTTTAGCAAGATATCCTCATGATAGAATTACATTGGATCAGTTTATGGATTCggaatttttcaatggcaGCATTATCAAGGCAATGTGGTTTATTGACGAGTTTTCCACAAAATCAGTAGATGAGAAATTGGTGTTTTTAAAAGGACTATTAGAAGTCgaccaacaacaacccaATACTTTACCATTAATTTCACAATTTCCTCCATCATTCAGATCTCTGAAATTGTTACCATTATTGATCGATTTATTGacaaatgaattgaatgtGTTGACAGAATCAGTAATTGATCCTAAAACCGATGTATTGATTTCGGAGTCTTTAACTATTGTTTTGAAGATTTCTGAAACATTGTCAAGTTTGACATTCCAAGATAAAGTATTTGATATTCTTTTCAAAGATAATCCAAGGGATAAAAAGGCACCACAAACATTCActaaattaatcaattcttctGTGAGAACTCGCTTGACGTTGATTAACAATTTGGATACTATTcatacaaaatcaaaagataaacaatttgttcaatttttcaaaagtattattgatttagtATTAACGATATCTCCTAGAGAAAATGGtcaaattgaattacaAATCCAACTACAAGAGAAATTTTTAGGGTTTATACctcaatttgttgataaactTGATTTCCCATATATTAAAAACACTTTAGTTCCATTGTTGTGTCAAGTGTTCAAGACAACCACTATTTTATCGACAAAACTAAGTACTATTGATACATTTGAAGGATTAGTGGATaagaaaattattgataaaattattgTCAATGAACAATTATTCCCaattatgaaaaatttgaaaagtaGAGATAAACGAATTGTCACGAAAatgttaaatttttttttcaaattggcTACAAGTGAACATATTAATTTGGATTTAGAAGcaattgttgaatcaataattcCTCAAAGTTATTCCCTTGCGTTTGGATGTAATGATTGTaatcaattggaatttaatcaatttattagtattatcaATTCTGTGCAGAAGCAATTAGTCGAAAAGAAATTGTCTACTTTATTGAAAACTTCGTCTAATGGATTTTCTAATGGACATAAAGGTGGAAAGAATGAAGCTGTTGctaataacaattttgaAGCATTGTTGCAAACACAAACAATACATGATGTCCctgatgaaattaatgCTCCAAAGGGAAAAGTAATGCAACCAAAGAGAAAATCAGTCCTTAGCACTGCCATCCccacaaaatcaaattctgCCGCATCAACAAATACGACCCAAGTTCGTAATTCGGATACTCTAAGACCAAGACCAAAACCAAGACCAGTTAAGAAACCCACTGAAGGATTAGCATTTGGTGCTACAAATACCCAATCAAATACTACCAATAATAGGCTATTAAACACATTGAATTCTACATTTGACAAAAAACAagacgatgatgattttgatgatttccAACTGGCAGCAAGTACTTCTGTATCGGAGTTATCGTCATCAAGAAATGGTACTATAAACTGGCAAGGTGAAGtgaataaaatgaaaacattACCAAATACTCCAACAACTGCGGAATCATTCAATGTTTCCAGATCACAATCGCAACCACAAACGAAGAATACTAATTATCCACCTGGATTTAATACAAATATGGTGTTATCTCCGAAATCgtcatcaattaataccAATGTCAAATCATCATCCTCAGCATTCAATGGGAATGCCAACAACTCTGATTTACTAGATTTACTATAA
- a CDS encoding RNA binding protein, putative (Similar to S. cerevisiae ScCBC2), which produces MNLIEDNFKNSAERLDKPSAYLIRKARHNYGELERAMTSKTVYVGNLSHFTTEEQIHELFSKCGAIDRIIMGLDRNKLTPCGFCFVIYRSEQGSLNAMKFLQSTILDSQSISIDLDPGFREGRQFGRGKHGGQASQEIAAAGGFDNGRSGGGYRGRGRGGFRGGRGGGYRGRGGGFRGGFRGGRGGGGGGGGFGRGESSVYIPSKDPTFDAPTTFNPLADMSQG; this is translated from the coding sequence ATGAATCTTATTGAAGATAACTTCAAAAACTCTGCAGAAAGGCTAGATAAACCATCAGCTTATTTAATCAGAAAGGCAAGACACAATTATGGAGAATTGGAACGAGCAATGACGCTGAAAACAGTGTATGTTGGTAATTTATCTCATTTCACTACTGAAGAACAAATACATGAATTATTTCTGAAATGTGGTGCTATTGATAGAATCATAATGGGATTAGATAGAAATAAATTAACTCCTTGTGGGTTTTGCTTTGTGATATATCGAAGTGAACAAGGTTCTTTAAATGCTATGAAATTTTTACAATCCACCATTTTGGATTCTCAAAGTATATCCATTGATTTGGATCCAGGGTTCCGTGAGGGAAGACAATTTGGAAGAGGTAAACATGGAGGGCAAGCATCTCAAGAAATAGCTGCTGCCGGTGGGTTTGATAATGGGCGAAGTGGTGGTGGCTACAGAGGACGCGGCAGAGGCGGGTTTAGAGGTGGAAGAGGTGGTGGGTATAGAGGACGAGGTGGTGGTTTCAGAGGTGGGTTTAGAGGTGGAAGAGGaggaggtggtggtggtggtggttttgGCCGTGGTGAGTCTTCAGTATATATACCTTCAAAAGATCCCACATTTGATGCGCCAACTACATTTAACCCATTGGCAGATATGAGTCAGGGTTAA
- a CDS encoding acid sphingomyelin phosphodiesterase, putative, with product MLLSRLLTLTVAIVGSTAEFHLRNQVIVNHGYSDISDEIFDNLSREDGDFINFNINKVQIANGTACDKCKSRIINAKNLVEQNPDKEHLVGLLLFKNCLNTQWREACQWTDFFVTTSSRNEQRFNDDGPDAGISSISNVNFYDNDFLQIIKKFNTSSEYDLETYCYFKGNKACKLPATPNVTELFDLESWWPKKDSKYDSPPVYTNNSETFNVLHASDFHIQLDYKLGAEGNCTSVPCGTSSSYSKDAPGKTYNFTDYYKSFNNDVSGSDISFYPDSHYDEDAKFSKGDYYDFPQYFGWSFNKAPATSFGAYLSDAPYLLVNNSIVEMKKLHQEKNFESIIFTGDSFSHNGELANPDELKFSEAAIFNSINHYLNGVQVFPALGNHDTMFRYAEVAPRIYVSNASYYWNEDYVTDLWVNNGWFDKKDADAIKTHYTGYSFTTKRGLKVIGLNSNFYYGDNLWSYGETTTKPDKFGIWKFLIDELVDSESHGQRVWILAHIPSNNYDVLPIQSHIFAAIVKRFSPYTIANLFFGHTHRTQYSVYYSTNDTSRIEDALTVSWVNPSVTPYTNFNPGFRYYEVENESFNIRNSFSYYFDLNGTFTNSGNEPTWKLEYSARESYDPKGTWPKDAPLNGTFWHSYVSKYLWNTTDTHFNQKFMNNKYRQSPLTPNCTTAKNALDDKCYNDNNCFLYFLSDDNILCQKG from the coding sequence atgCTCTTATCTAGATTATTAACATTGACTGTTGCTATTGTTGGTTCAACAGCTGAATTCCATTTACGTAACCAAGTTATTGTGAATCATGGATATTCTGATATTTCCGATGAAATTTTCGATAATTTGTCTCGTGAAGATGGtgatttcatcaatttcaacattAACAAAGTTCAAATTGCCAATGGGACTGCTTGTGATAAATGTAAAAGCAGAATTATCAATGCCAAAAATTTAGTCGAACAAAACCCTGACAAAGAACATTTGGTCGGtttattattgttcaaaaattgtttaaacaCCCAATGGAGAGAAGCTTGTCAATGGACAGATTTTTTCGTTACTACTTCCTCTAGAAATGAACAAAGATTTAATGACGATGGTCCTGATGCTGGTATTTCCTCTATTAGTAATGTCAATTTCTACGATAATGATTTCcttcaaataatcaaaaaattcaacaCTTCCAGTGAATATGATTTAGAAACATATTGCTATTTCAAGGGGAACAAAGCTTGTAAATTACCAGCGACTCCAAATGTCACTGAATTGTTTGACCTTGAAAGTTGGTGGCCCAAAAAGGACAGCAAATATGACCTGCCTCCAGTTTACACCAATAATTCAGAAACATTTAATGTTTTACATGCCAGTGATTTCCATATCCAATTAGATTACAAGTTGGGTGCAGAAGGTAACTGTACCCTGGTTCCATGTGGAACTTCTAGTTCATACTCCAAAGATGCACCAGGCAAAACATACAATTTCACAGACTATTACAAGTCGTTCAATAATGATGTATCTGGCAGCGATATATCCTTTTACCCTGATTCCCattatgatgaagatgCTAAATTCTCCAAAGGAGACTACTACGATTTCCCTCAATACTTTGGTTGGTCTTTCAATAAAGCACCTGCTACTTCATTTGGAGCATATTTATCGGACGCACCATACTTGCTTGTCAACAATTCTATTGTCGAAATGAAAAAGCTTCATCAAGAAAAGAACTTTGAGTCTATTATTTTCACTGGAGACAGTTTTTCTCACAATGGTGAGCTTGCCAATCCTGACGAATTAAAGTTTTCAGAAGCAGCTATTTTCAACCTGatcaatcattatttaaatgGCGTACAAGTTTTCCCTGCATTGGGGAACCATGATACCATGTTCAGATATGCTGAGGTTGCTCCACGTATTTACGTAAGCAATGCTAGTTATTATTGGAATGAAGATTATGTGACTGATCTTTGGGTAAACAATGGTTGGTTTGACAAAAAAGATGCTGATGCAATCAAGACCCATTATACGGGATATTCATTTACTACCAAAAGAGGATTGAAAGTGATTGGACTCAACtccaatttttattatggTGACAATCTTTGGAGTTATGGAGAAACTACCACCAAACCAGACAAGTTTGgtatttggaaatttttaattgatgaattggttGATAGTGAATCCCATGGTCAAAGAGTTTGGATTTTGGCTCATATTCCTTCAAACAATTACGATGTTTTACCAATTCAATCACATATTTTTGCTGCCATTGTCAAACGGTTTTCCCCTTACACTATAgccaatttgttttttggaCACACTCATAGAACACAATATTCTGTCTACTATTCAACAAATGACACCAGCAGGATTGAAGATGCCCTTACAGTGTCATGGGTGAATCCTTCTGTTACTCCATATACTAATTTCAACCCTGGATTTAGATACTATGAAGTTGAGAATGAGAGTTTTAACATTCGTAATTCATTTAGTTACTATTTCGATTTGAACGGGACATTTACCAACAGTGGTAATGAGCCAACATGGAAATTGGAATACTCAGCCAGAGAATCATATGACCCTAAGGGAACTTGGCCAAAAGACGCTCCTCTAAATGGTACTTTCTGGCATTCCTATGTCTCCAAATATTTGTGGAATACCACCGATACCCATTTCAACCAGAAATTTATGAATAACAAGTACAGGCAAAGTCCACTTACTCCAAACTGTACCACTGCCAAAAACGCCCTTGACGACAAATGTTACAACGACAACAATTGTTTCCTTTACTTCTTATCAGACGACAATATTCTTTGTCAAAAGGGGTAG
- a CDS encoding putative mitochondrial 54S ribosomal protein RTC6 (spliced gene), which translates to MCVYIRTKKVTTIFTLRFFPEILSMYIFFFIQVIYTWLTTSHINMISITKVISQQFKSTNITNNLFNATPKIISPITSGSLYQPIRGFKVRTSVKCMCKDCYLVKRKGRVYVYCKSNGKHKQRQG; encoded by the exons ATGTGCGTGTACAtcagaacaaaaaaagttaCTACCATTTTTACACTAAGATTTTTTCCTGAAATTTTGTCAatgtatatttttttttttatccaa GTCATTTACACTTGGTTAACCACCAGCCATATCAATATGATTTCAATTACTAAAGTTATTTCCCAACAATTTAAACTGACAAACATCACCAACAACTTGTTTAATGCCACtccaaaaataataagtCCAATAACAAGTGGTTCATTATATCAGCCAATACGAGGCTTTAAGGTTAGAACATCTGTGAAATGTATGTGCAAAGACTGCTACTTGGTCAAAAGAAAAGGCAGAGTATATGTTTACTGTAAAAGCAATGGCAAACATAAGCAAAGACAGGGTTAA